A region of Nitrosomonas stercoris DNA encodes the following proteins:
- a CDS encoding guanylate kinase yields MSCLFVISAPSGAGKTSVICTLLQTDLDITLSISYTTRPARQNEKDGRDYFFIDRSTFTTMQEQGEFLEYAEVYGNLYGTSRAWIEDTLATEQDVLLEIDCQGAQQVRELYPQATSIFILPPSMETLKNRLEQRGLDESKIIERRLAAACSEISHLNQFDYVVVNHKLEIAAQEISCIIKAERLKTVRQMVKERALLAEFS; encoded by the coding sequence ATGAGTTGTTTATTCGTCATCAGTGCTCCTTCAGGAGCTGGAAAAACCAGTGTTATTTGCACCCTGCTACAAACAGATCTTGATATTACCCTTTCGATCTCCTACACCACTCGCCCCGCTAGACAAAATGAAAAAGATGGACGTGATTATTTTTTTATTGACCGCTCCACTTTCACCACTATGCAAGAACAAGGCGAGTTCCTGGAATATGCAGAGGTATATGGTAATCTGTATGGCACTTCACGCGCATGGATAGAAGATACTTTGGCAACAGAACAAGATGTGTTGCTGGAAATTGATTGTCAGGGCGCGCAACAAGTACGTGAACTCTATCCTCAAGCTACTTCCATTTTTATCCTGCCTCCTTCCATGGAAACATTAAAGAACCGTCTGGAGCAACGAGGTTTGGATGAAAGCAAAATTATTGAACGTCGCTTAGCAGCTGCATGTAGCGAAATTAGCCACCTCAACCAATTTGATTATGTCGTTGTCAACCATAAGCTGGAAATAGCCGCACAGGAAATTTCCTGTATCATTAAAGCCGAACGCCTAAAAACAGTTCGTCAAATGGTTAAAGAACGCGCTTTACTGGCTGAATTTTCCTGA
- a CDS encoding ATP-dependent protease subunit HslV: MTTIVSVRRGRQVALGGDGQVTLGAVVAKASARKVRRLYHDKVLAGFAGGTADAFTLFERFEAKLEKHQGHLMRSAVELAKDWRTDRILRRLEAMLVVADNEATLIITGAGDVIEPEQGLAAIGSGGAYAQAAARALLENTELTSSEIVAKALTIAGDICIYTNQVHVIEQLD; encoded by the coding sequence ATGACCACGATAGTATCAGTTCGACGTGGCCGACAAGTTGCATTGGGGGGTGATGGTCAAGTCACGCTCGGTGCGGTTGTTGCCAAAGCCAGCGCACGCAAGGTGCGGCGACTTTATCACGACAAGGTGCTGGCGGGATTCGCAGGCGGAACGGCTGACGCCTTCACATTATTTGAACGCTTCGAAGCCAAACTGGAAAAACACCAGGGTCATCTCATGCGATCAGCAGTGGAATTAGCCAAGGATTGGCGTACTGACCGTATTTTGCGCCGATTGGAAGCAATGTTGGTCGTCGCTGATAATGAGGCCACCTTGATCATCACTGGAGCAGGTGATGTCATCGAACCTGAACAAGGGTTGGCTGCTATCGGTAGCGGTGGTGCTTATGCACAAGCAGCTGCACGGGCATTATTGGAAAATACCGAGCTCACTTCTTCTGAGATCGTAGCCAAAGCCCTCACTATTGCGGGCGACATTTGTATTTATACCAATCAGGTACATGTCATAGAACAGCTCGATTAA
- a CDS encoding aspartate--tRNA(AspAsn) ligase — protein MRTDYCGNINTRHLGRMITLCGWVHRRRDHGGVIFIDLRDREGIVQIVCDPENVAAFSIAEKIRSEFVLEITGTVRHRPEGTVNRGIPSGEIEVLVNTIEILNSSLTPPFQMDDDNLSEAIRLEYRYLDLRRPGMQHNIRLRHKVTMAIRTFLDQHGFIDVETPMLTKSTPEGARDYLVPSRVNAGNFFALPQSPQLFKQLLMIAGFDRYYQIARCFRDEDLRADRQPEFTQIDIETSFLEENAIMRLMEDMIRHLFADVINVELANPFPRISYAEAMQRYGSDKPDLRVPLELTELTDLMQEVPFQVFRDAAQKPGGRVAALRVPGGGELSRKEIDEYTKFVSIYGAKGLAYIKINDLAQGTVGLQSPILKFLPEPTVQAILERTQAQNGDLIFFGADTAKIVNDALGALRVKVGHERGLATDTWQPLWVVDFPMFEWDEEEKRWQALHHPFTSPSQGHEDFLATDPGKALSRAYDMVLNGMEIGGGSIRIYQQDIQSKVFQALNISDEEAQLKFGFLLGALQYGAPPHGGMAFGLDRIVAMMTGTDSIRDVIAFPKTQRAQCLLTQAPGTVEEKQLRELHIRLRKIDTAAN, from the coding sequence ATGCGTACGGACTATTGCGGGAATATCAACACACGCCATCTAGGAAGAATGATTACATTATGTGGCTGGGTGCATCGCCGACGTGATCACGGTGGTGTTATTTTTATTGATTTGCGTGACCGCGAAGGCATCGTGCAAATTGTTTGTGATCCTGAAAATGTTGCGGCATTTTCTATTGCAGAAAAAATTCGTAGTGAATTTGTGCTGGAAATTACTGGTACCGTACGCCACCGCCCTGAAGGAACAGTCAATCGTGGTATTCCCAGTGGAGAAATTGAGGTGCTGGTAAATACCATTGAAATCTTAAATTCCTCGCTCACGCCCCCTTTCCAAATGGATGATGATAACCTCAGCGAAGCAATCCGATTGGAATACCGCTATCTGGATTTACGTCGTCCGGGGATGCAACACAACATCCGACTGCGACACAAAGTAACCATGGCTATACGCACCTTTCTCGATCAGCATGGTTTCATTGATGTGGAAACACCCATGCTGACCAAATCTACTCCGGAAGGTGCGCGCGACTACCTGGTGCCATCGCGCGTCAACGCCGGCAATTTTTTTGCCCTGCCCCAATCTCCGCAGTTATTCAAACAATTACTGATGATTGCCGGGTTCGATCGTTATTACCAGATTGCACGTTGTTTCCGCGACGAGGATCTGCGTGCTGATCGGCAACCAGAATTCACTCAGATTGATATTGAAACCTCTTTTCTGGAAGAAAATGCCATCATGAGGTTGATGGAAGACATGATTCGTCATCTATTTGCTGACGTGATCAATGTTGAGTTGGCTAATCCATTCCCTCGTATCAGCTATGCAGAAGCTATGCAGCGTTACGGTTCAGACAAGCCGGATTTACGTGTACCACTAGAACTGACAGAATTAACCGATCTCATGCAAGAGGTTCCTTTTCAGGTATTTCGTGATGCTGCACAAAAACCTGGGGGGCGCGTAGCAGCATTAAGGGTGCCTGGTGGTGGAGAACTATCACGCAAGGAAATTGATGAGTACACCAAGTTTGTCAGTATTTATGGTGCCAAAGGATTAGCCTATATTAAGATCAATGATTTAGCCCAAGGCACAGTGGGATTACAATCTCCCATTCTAAAATTCCTGCCTGAGCCTACTGTTCAAGCTATATTGGAACGTACGCAAGCACAAAATGGTGATTTGATATTTTTTGGCGCGGACACCGCTAAAATTGTTAATGATGCGTTGGGTGCGTTGCGTGTCAAAGTCGGACATGAGCGCGGACTGGCTACTGATACCTGGCAACCTTTGTGGGTAGTGGATTTCCCAATGTTTGAATGGGATGAAGAAGAAAAACGCTGGCAGGCCTTGCATCATCCCTTTACTTCTCCCAGTCAGGGACACGAAGATTTTCTGGCCACCGATCCTGGCAAGGCACTTTCCAGAGCATATGACATGGTGTTGAACGGTATGGAAATCGGCGGTGGCTCCATTCGTATTTACCAACAAGATATTCAAAGCAAAGTATTTCAGGCATTGAATATTTCTGATGAGGAAGCGCAATTAAAATTTGGATTTTTGCTGGGTGCGCTGCAATATGGCGCGCCACCGCATGGCGGCATGGCTTTTGGATTAGATCGTATTGTTGCCATGATGACCGGCACAGATTCTATTCGTGATGTCATTGCCTTTCCTAAAACACAACGTGCTCAATGTTTGTTAACGCAAGCGCCTGGTACAGTGGAAGAAAAACAATTGCGAGAATTGCATATTCGATTACGCAAAATTGATACCGCTGCCAATTAA
- a CDS encoding ATP-dependent protease ATPase subunit HslU: MSQMTPQEIVHELDKHIIGQEAAKRAVAIALRNRWRRQQVAEPLRHEITPKNILMIGPTGVGKTEIARRLARLANAPFIKIEATKFTEVGYVGRDVDSIIRDLVESAIKQAREIEIKKNQSLAEDRAEERILDALLPPARDTGFDVDPTSHAENHTTTRQKFRKKLREGDLNDKEIDIEVAMPQASMEIFAPPGMEELTSQIQGMFQNMGAGRKKTRKLRIHEARKLLIEEEAARLINDEELKLNAVQNVEQNGIVFLDEIDKITSRSEASGSDVSRQGVQRDLLPLVEGTTISTKYGMIRTDHILFIASGAFHLAKPSDLIPELQGRFPIRVELASLSADDFRQILTNTDACLIRQYQALLKTEGIELNFSDDAITRLAEIAFSVNERTENIGARRLHTVMEKLLEDISFNATRYSQTTHVIDAAYVDERLEKLSQSEDLARYVL; encoded by the coding sequence ATGTCACAAATGACCCCACAGGAGATTGTCCACGAGCTGGACAAGCATATTATTGGACAGGAAGCTGCCAAACGAGCAGTTGCTATTGCACTAAGAAATCGTTGGCGCAGACAACAAGTAGCAGAACCATTACGTCACGAAATTACCCCAAAAAATATCCTGATGATTGGACCAACTGGAGTTGGTAAAACTGAAATAGCACGTCGGCTCGCTAGATTGGCTAACGCGCCATTTATCAAAATAGAAGCCACTAAATTTACTGAAGTGGGTTACGTTGGACGAGACGTCGATTCCATTATTCGCGACTTGGTGGAATCCGCCATCAAACAAGCGCGAGAAATTGAAATCAAGAAAAACCAATCACTAGCGGAAGATCGTGCCGAAGAGCGCATTTTGGATGCACTGCTGCCCCCGGCACGCGATACTGGTTTTGATGTTGATCCCACAAGCCACGCTGAAAACCATACCACCACTCGTCAAAAATTTCGCAAAAAACTACGCGAAGGTGACCTAAACGATAAGGAAATCGATATTGAAGTTGCCATGCCACAAGCAAGCATGGAAATTTTTGCTCCACCAGGCATGGAAGAACTCACATCGCAAATTCAAGGCATGTTCCAGAACATGGGTGCCGGCCGCAAAAAAACACGCAAATTACGCATTCACGAAGCCAGAAAATTGCTGATAGAGGAAGAAGCTGCTCGCTTAATCAACGACGAAGAACTAAAACTCAATGCAGTACAAAACGTTGAGCAAAACGGTATTGTGTTTCTTGACGAAATTGACAAAATCACTAGCCGCTCAGAAGCTTCCGGATCAGATGTCTCGCGCCAGGGTGTGCAACGAGATTTATTGCCATTGGTAGAAGGCACGACTATCTCGACCAAATACGGCATGATTCGCACCGATCACATTCTGTTTATTGCCAGTGGCGCCTTTCATTTGGCTAAACCATCGGATTTGATCCCTGAACTGCAAGGACGTTTTCCAATTAGAGTAGAATTGGCCAGCCTCAGTGCAGATGATTTTCGACAAATTCTTACCAATACCGATGCTTGCTTAATTCGACAATATCAAGCATTACTCAAAACAGAAGGAATCGAATTGAATTTTTCTGATGATGCCATCACACGCTTGGCTGAAATTGCCTTCTCAGTTAATGAGAGGACCGAGAATATCGGTGCCAGGCGCCTGCATACCGTCATGGAAAAATTATTGGAAGACATATCATTTAACGCGACGCGTTACAGCCAGACGACACATGTTATTGATGCAGCCTATGTTGATGAACGACTTGAAAAATTATCTCAAAGTGAAGATCTGGCGCGCTATGTATTGTAA
- a CDS encoding DNA-directed RNA polymerase subunit omega, which yields MARITVEDCLAIIPNRFDMTLAATTRARQISVGSTPMIDEERDKPTVIALRELAQKKYDVDILNTIR from the coding sequence ATGGCTCGTATTACCGTTGAAGATTGTTTAGCAATTATTCCCAATCGCTTTGATATGACATTGGCCGCAACCACACGTGCCCGGCAGATTTCAGTAGGTTCCACCCCTATGATCGATGAAGAACGAGACAAGCCGACAGTTATAGCCCTGCGCGAACTGGCACAAAAGAAATACGATGTTGATATCCTCAACACCATACGTTAG
- a CDS encoding dihydroneopterin triphosphate diphosphatase has translation MQTYKIPISVLVIIHTTDLQVLLLERADHPGYWQSVTGSQELNETLEQTAAREVKEETGLITDDYALSNWHIQNRYQLYEEWRWRYPPGVTHNTEHVFGLELPTTRPVVISTREHLSYSWVPWQEAIDKVFSPSNAQAIRILANRQKSAASSAEK, from the coding sequence TTGCAAACCTATAAGATACCTATCTCTGTGCTGGTCATCATTCACACGACCGATCTCCAGGTATTATTATTGGAACGCGCTGATCATCCAGGTTACTGGCAATCCGTTACTGGTAGTCAAGAATTAAATGAAACACTGGAACAAACTGCAGCCCGTGAAGTAAAAGAAGAAACCGGGCTTATCACTGATGATTACGCCCTTTCCAACTGGCATATACAAAATCGTTATCAGCTGTATGAGGAATGGCGTTGGCGCTACCCTCCAGGTGTCACGCACAATACAGAACATGTATTTGGATTAGAGCTGCCGACAACGCGTCCCGTCGTCATTTCCACACGCGAGCATTTAAGTTATAGCTGGGTGCCATGGCAAGAAGCAATCGATAAAGTTTTTTCACCCAGTAACGCACAGGCAATTCGTATACTCGCCAACCGGCAAAAATCAGCGGCTTCGTCAGCTGAAAAATAA
- a CDS encoding L-malyl-CoAbeta-methylmalyl-CoA lyase → MSHTLYESKKPRVQRCELAVPGSRPEMFEKALKSGVDFIFLDLEDAVAPDDKLQARKNIIQAINDLDWKGNGVTLSVRINGLDTQYMTRDVVDLVEQAGHKIETLMIPKVGVYEDVYMVEAMLNQLEMQQGLKNKIGIEALIETALGMANVEDIARKGAVGRLEALHFGVADYAASNRARTTNIGGLNPDYPGDQWHAAISRMTVACRAFGLRPIDGPFGDIKDPEGFTLAAKRAAALGCEGKWAIHPSQVALANEVFTPPAAEVDKAKRILVAMKEAAAQGKGAAALDGKLIDAASERMANNIVKMAEMIAAKTQ, encoded by the coding sequence ATGAGTCACACTCTGTATGAAAGTAAAAAGCCACGTGTACAACGCTGTGAACTGGCGGTACCTGGTTCTCGCCCTGAAATGTTTGAAAAAGCCTTGAAAAGTGGCGTGGATTTCATATTCCTGGATTTGGAAGACGCTGTGGCGCCAGATGACAAACTCCAGGCAAGAAAAAATATTATTCAGGCAATTAATGATCTAGATTGGAAAGGCAACGGCGTGACGCTTTCCGTACGAATCAATGGACTAGATACACAATATATGACGCGCGACGTGGTAGATCTGGTTGAACAGGCTGGCCACAAGATTGAAACACTCATGATTCCTAAAGTGGGTGTGTATGAAGATGTCTACATGGTGGAAGCTATGCTCAATCAACTGGAAATGCAGCAAGGATTAAAAAATAAAATTGGCATAGAAGCACTAATTGAAACCGCATTAGGTATGGCTAATGTTGAAGATATTGCGCGTAAAGGTGCTGTTGGTCGTCTGGAAGCGTTACATTTTGGCGTCGCTGATTATGCTGCTAGCAACCGTGCCCGCACCACCAACATAGGCGGGTTGAATCCTGATTATCCGGGTGATCAGTGGCACGCAGCCATTAGCAGAATGACAGTTGCTTGCCGAGCATTTGGCTTGCGCCCGATTGATGGACCTTTCGGCGACATCAAAGATCCAGAAGGTTTTACATTAGCTGCAAAACGAGCAGCAGCCCTAGGCTGTGAAGGAAAATGGGCCATCCATCCTTCGCAAGTTGCCCTGGCGAATGAAGTCTTTACTCCACCGGCTGCTGAAGTTGATAAAGCCAAGCGTATATTGGTGGCTATGAAAGAAGCTGCCGCACAAGGAAAAGGGGCAGCGGCACTGGACGGCAAGCTAATTGATGCCGCTTCTGAAAGAATGGCCAACAATATCGTCAAAATGGCCGAGATGATCGCAGCTAAAACACAATAA
- a CDS encoding glycogen synthase yields the protein MPSSSRKKLRILFVTPEVFPLCKTGGLGDISAALPAALHMLKTDIRLLLPGYPSVLAGLKSKRTIARFELSPHFPPAKLLSARLQISNTSLSLPLYVIRCPELYQREGGIYQDDNGYDWPDNAQRFGLLSKIGALLASDASPLAWMPDVVHCNDWQSGLTPAYLHFHAGKKAASLMTLHNLAFQGNFPPNEVEKLGLPAESFNMYGLEYYGNLSFLKAGIYYADHISTVSPNYAQEIQREPLGFGLQGLLAARSDTMSGIINGIDTAIWNPKIDPYLAKKYSSRSLSAKTVNKLALQQQMGLEQNPAVPLLGVVSRLTYQKGSDMLQQIIPLLIDLPAQLVLLGSGEIELEQQLIALSQTFPTKIAVRIDYDEALSHLITAGADCFLMPSRFEPCGLNQMYSQHYGTPPIVHATGGLVDTVADLTPETLVNKSASGFLFHDMSIDAFMIAIKRAIDTYYDTKLWKKLQRNGMHKDFSWQASATTYRAVYTQLM from the coding sequence ATGCCCTCCTCCTCTCGCAAAAAGTTACGCATATTATTTGTAACTCCTGAAGTTTTCCCCCTGTGTAAAACTGGTGGATTAGGGGATATCAGCGCCGCGCTGCCAGCAGCATTGCATATGCTTAAAACAGATATTCGTCTGCTGTTGCCAGGTTATCCCTCAGTATTAGCAGGGCTTAAATCCAAGCGCACGATAGCTCGATTCGAATTATCACCCCACTTCCCTCCTGCCAAATTGCTTTCTGCTCGCTTGCAAATCAGCAATACTTCGCTCAGCCTACCGCTGTATGTTATTCGTTGTCCGGAACTGTATCAGCGAGAAGGTGGTATTTATCAGGATGATAACGGATATGACTGGCCTGATAACGCACAACGTTTCGGTTTGTTATCGAAAATCGGTGCACTTCTTGCCAGCGATGCCAGTCCACTTGCCTGGATGCCGGATGTGGTGCATTGTAATGATTGGCAAAGTGGCTTAACTCCAGCTTATCTACACTTTCATGCGGGGAAAAAAGCTGCCAGTCTGATGACGCTGCACAATTTGGCTTTTCAGGGCAATTTTCCACCGAACGAAGTAGAAAAACTAGGGTTACCAGCCGAGAGTTTTAATATGTACGGCCTCGAATATTACGGTAATTTATCATTCTTAAAGGCTGGCATTTATTACGCGGATCATATTTCTACTGTCAGTCCCAACTATGCACAGGAAATCCAACGTGAACCACTAGGGTTTGGCTTGCAAGGTTTATTAGCCGCACGTAGTGACACCATGAGCGGCATAATAAATGGCATTGATACCGCGATCTGGAATCCCAAAATCGATCCATATCTTGCTAAAAAATATAGCAGCAGAAGCCTGTCTGCCAAAACAGTCAATAAGCTTGCTTTGCAGCAACAGATGGGATTAGAACAAAATCCAGCTGTCCCACTGCTTGGAGTAGTAAGTCGTTTGACCTATCAAAAAGGCAGTGACATGTTGCAACAAATTATTCCTCTGCTAATTGATCTGCCTGCTCAGCTGGTTTTGCTGGGCAGTGGGGAAATCGAATTGGAACAGCAATTAATCGCCTTATCTCAAACTTTCCCTACCAAAATTGCTGTACGCATCGACTATGATGAAGCATTGTCACACCTGATCACTGCTGGAGCAGATTGCTTTTTAATGCCTTCTCGCTTTGAACCTTGCGGCTTGAATCAAATGTACAGTCAACATTACGGCACACCCCCTATCGTGCATGCAACGGGAGGATTGGTTGATACTGTCGCAGATTTAACCCCTGAAACACTGGTTAACAAAAGTGCAAGCGGTTTTCTCTTTCATGACATGAGTATTGATGCGTTCATGATCGCAATTAAACGTGCTATTGATACTTACTATGACACCAAGCTCTGGAAAAAGCTGCAGCGCAACGGTATGCATAAGGATTTTAGCTGGCAAGCAAGCGCAACCACATATCGTGCCGTCTACACTCAACTCATGTAG
- a CDS encoding alginate biosynthesis protein AlgA: protein MKHSLTPVVLSGGSGTRLWPLSRQQYPKQLLPLVNSHSLLQDTVNRLDGLADIAIQAPIIVCNEEYRFVIAEQLRLIGKTGRIILEPCGRNTAPALTIAALAAMQEDQDPILLVMPADHSITDVAAFQAAVHKGITLAEAGLLVTFGITPDAPETGYGYIQHGPELQESGSFQIARFVEKPDLATAQSYLQEGSYLWNSGIFMMRASTWLTAIGTCRQDILDACRAAWQPTVDGDFYRVDQTAFAACPSDSIDYAVMESLPAHPDTLPLGAIIPLAASWSDIGAWDALWYTLPKNKAGNVVRGDVLLEECRNTLAFSEHRLVACVGVDDMVIVETSDAILVAHQDKTQEVKHIVDVLKQNNRPETRAHRKTYRPWGWYDSVDQGERFQVKRIVVKPGAALSLQMHHHRAEHWIVVKGTAKVTKADQTFLVSENESTFIPLGTAHRLENPGRVPLEMIEVQSGSYLGEDDIVRFEDKYGRKKN from the coding sequence ATGAAACATTCTCTCACGCCCGTTGTTCTCTCCGGTGGTTCAGGCACCCGCTTATGGCCTTTATCACGCCAGCAATACCCCAAGCAATTGCTACCGCTGGTAAACTCGCATTCATTGCTACAAGACACGGTAAATCGTTTGGATGGATTAGCTGACATTGCCATTCAAGCTCCCATTATTGTCTGCAATGAAGAATATCGTTTTGTCATTGCTGAACAGCTACGCCTGATTGGTAAAACCGGCCGGATTATTCTGGAACCATGTGGTAGAAATACTGCACCGGCACTCACCATCGCAGCACTGGCGGCTATGCAAGAAGACCAAGATCCAATCTTACTAGTAATGCCTGCCGATCACAGTATTACTGATGTCGCAGCTTTTCAGGCAGCTGTGCATAAAGGGATAACACTTGCTGAAGCAGGTTTGTTGGTCACGTTTGGCATTACGCCCGATGCACCAGAAACGGGTTATGGCTATATTCAACATGGCCCTGAATTACAGGAATCAGGTAGCTTCCAAATTGCTCGTTTTGTTGAAAAACCAGATTTAGCAACTGCACAAAGCTATCTGCAGGAAGGCTCCTATTTATGGAACAGCGGCATATTCATGATGCGCGCATCTACCTGGCTTACTGCAATCGGCACTTGCCGTCAGGATATTTTGGATGCTTGTCGTGCTGCCTGGCAACCCACTGTAGATGGTGATTTTTATCGTGTCGACCAAACTGCTTTTGCTGCTTGCCCCAGTGATTCAATCGATTATGCCGTCATGGAATCACTTCCAGCTCACCCGGATACTTTACCACTCGGCGCAATTATTCCACTTGCTGCTAGCTGGTCAGATATTGGCGCATGGGATGCGTTATGGTATACCTTACCCAAAAATAAAGCAGGCAACGTTGTTCGTGGTGATGTATTACTAGAGGAATGCCGTAATACTTTGGCATTTTCCGAACATCGTTTAGTAGCTTGTGTTGGGGTGGATGACATGGTTATCGTGGAAACGTCAGACGCGATTTTGGTCGCTCATCAAGATAAAACACAAGAAGTTAAGCATATTGTTGATGTGCTAAAGCAAAATAACCGGCCGGAAACCCGCGCACATCGTAAAACCTATCGTCCATGGGGATGGTACGATTCAGTGGATCAAGGAGAACGTTTTCAAGTTAAACGAATTGTGGTCAAACCCGGGGCAGCGCTGTCATTACAAATGCATCATCACCGTGCTGAACATTGGATCGTGGTGAAGGGAACTGCAAAAGTCACCAAAGCAGATCAGACTTTTTTAGTTAGCGAAAATGAATCTACCTTTATCCCATTAGGCACAGCACACCGATTAGAAAACCCAGGGCGTGTTCCACTGGAAATGATTGAAGTGCAATCTGGTTCTTATTTAGGTGAGGATGACATTGTTCGCTTTGAAGATAAATATGGGCGTAAAAAGAACTAG
- a CDS encoding beta-ketothiolase BktB encodes MRSVVVLSGVRTAIGDYGGALKDQTPTHLAATVIQAAVARANIDVEKIRHVVVGHVVPTEAQDMYLARAATLTAGLPQSVAALTLNRVCGSGLQAIISAAQSILLGDTEAAIAAGTESMSRGGYLLPALRWGQRMQNSQAIDMMVGALTDPFEQIHMGVTAENIAKKWKITRKQQDQFALESHQRARHAIRSGYFREQIIPITTTTRKNTVTFDTDQHPRDNISLEILAKLHPVFQENGTVTAGNASGINDGAAALVLMEECAAQQNNYQPMARLVAYGHAGVDPRYMGIGPVPAVKQALQRAGLVLDDIDVIESNEAFAVQACAVAQELHLDPEKTNPNGGAVALGHPIGASGCILAIKAIYELHRIHGRYALVTLCIGGGQGIAAIFERL; translated from the coding sequence ATGCGCAGCGTTGTTGTTTTAAGCGGTGTCAGAACTGCTATTGGAGATTACGGTGGTGCGTTGAAAGATCAAACACCAACCCATCTGGCTGCAACCGTCATACAAGCGGCAGTTGCGCGTGCCAACATTGATGTCGAGAAAATCAGGCACGTAGTTGTTGGCCATGTTGTGCCAACCGAAGCGCAAGATATGTACCTGGCACGTGCAGCTACCTTAACTGCAGGCTTGCCGCAAAGTGTCGCCGCTCTCACACTCAATCGTGTTTGCGGTAGCGGATTACAAGCTATCATTTCCGCAGCCCAATCAATCTTGCTAGGTGATACCGAAGCGGCTATTGCAGCTGGTACTGAATCTATGAGTCGTGGTGGCTACCTTCTGCCAGCCTTACGTTGGGGACAACGTATGCAAAATAGTCAAGCAATCGACATGATGGTGGGCGCATTGACTGATCCGTTTGAGCAAATTCACATGGGTGTAACTGCTGAAAACATTGCCAAAAAATGGAAAATTACTCGCAAACAACAAGATCAATTCGCATTGGAAAGCCACCAGCGAGCCAGGCATGCCATTCGTAGCGGCTATTTTCGTGAGCAAATTATTCCCATTACAACCACGACACGCAAAAATACGGTTACATTCGATACAGATCAGCACCCGCGCGATAATATCAGTTTGGAAATCCTCGCCAAACTGCATCCAGTATTTCAAGAAAATGGCACTGTTACAGCAGGTAATGCCTCTGGTATCAACGATGGTGCAGCCGCATTAGTACTCATGGAAGAATGCGCAGCTCAACAGAACAACTATCAACCAATGGCACGCTTGGTTGCTTATGGTCACGCAGGTGTGGATCCCCGTTATATGGGAATTGGCCCTGTGCCCGCAGTAAAACAAGCGTTACAGCGTGCTGGATTAGTGCTAGATGACATCGATGTCATTGAATCCAACGAGGCATTTGCTGTACAAGCTTGCGCAGTTGCCCAAGAATTGCATCTTGATCCTGAAAAAACCAATCCTAACGGGGGTGCTGTTGCATTGGGGCACCCAATTGGTGCGTCCGGTTGTATACTGGCCATCAAGGCTATCTACGAATTACATCGCATTCATGGCCGTTACGCACTGGTCACCCTCTGCATCGGTGGTGGACAAGGAATTGCTGCTATATTTGAACGGCTCTGA